The sequence below is a genomic window from Glycine max cultivar Williams 82 chromosome 20, Glycine_max_v4.0, whole genome shotgun sequence.
ACTGGACTCCAATTTTTTGTAAGAGCTATGTTTTGAGCCTTCAGTACAAAATATTGATAGGCATCTTTAGCAGTCATGTTGTGATTCCGAAGCCTGCATCGGAGATATAATCATATCTGAACATTGGGCTTGATAGATTgacaatcaatcaaattcatGGATCACGATGTTAATTTTCTGGAAATTGACTACCATCTTAATgctcaaaactaaaaatttagagGCTGAAAAAAAAGGGAGGATAAATTTCTCTACTTGCTTCACAAGCAAATAATCCCAAAATTTCAGTTGATTCTGAAGTATGAAAACTGATGTGACTTGAATACAGCAGCAATCACAATCCCTTCCGAAATATCTTTTTCTCACCCTCAGATTCgaatagttaaataaaaacaaatacttgCCAAGTTGAATTTCATATTTTGAGTTGAGTTTCCATAGCATGATAACTCAATGCCTTTATCGCCCTAGGCAACTAAAATCATATAATGTAATGAATGAGTATAACAGGTTACGATTGGTACCATTTACTCACTGTAGAAGTATTACTCCAGCAATCTGTCAAAATAAATTGCAATTTCTAATCAGTTAGCATTGATACAAAATAGCTTAAAAATTACACTAaactaaaatatactttttattatagtaattattataaatgttgtGAAGTCAGTAGTCACTCACATGGGCATTGATACACATTTTAACAATATAATGGACAATATTAAGTGCAGTATCTTGTGTGCTTTTAGTGTTTTTCTCCAATTAAAATAGGAATTTTGCCCAGCAACCTATGCACTAAAACTCAATATTACAGGTTGGTGCCAGTTATCGACataaaacatcaattttaattagagaATACCACTATAAGCACCTACGGTACTATATCTAAGTTCTCTCCTATAACCATTAATCTGAAGTTGTGCTAACAATAAAAATGTTTCTCAGGCCATTGATTAATAACTTATTTAGGTCCAGCTGCAAGAAGAGAGACATGCATTACCTGTATTCACTTCATCACCACCCAAGTGAAATAGTTCAAATGgaaatatttttctcatatctgtaaaatttagaaaaggcgaatgaaaaaaagttaattattaaGATCACTGCATACAGTAATAGAGAAAGATATGGGCATAACTAGGGATGGTCAGTAGGTGGTTTTAACAAACCCCATAATactgatatttttgtaagagaGAGCAAGGGTCAAGGTAGAGGGGAAGAAGATATAAGCTAAATATATTGATGCATGTTTTATAGGAACTTAACCTGTTAGAATACCAGAAAGGACATCAAAAGTAAACTTCTTCGAAACATCTAGTGGCTCCTTACAGGAGGGTGATGGCCAAAGATTGGGATATCCAACCCCCCTAAACAGAAACGAAGAAAAGAGAAACCTTAATACATTTTTGGTCTACAATATGCGTCAGtagaaatagtaaattgtttcAGCAACcaatttaactacaaaatttgtaaaataaatggatcaatgcttaaatattttttaaaaaggtagTGACTCACATCAAGGTCATAATCAGACCAAACAAATATGTAAGGGGGAAAATAATCAATTCCCAGCAGTAATAAACCAAATTGAAAAGCTAATTAATGTCAACGCATAGGAATCCATTGGGAGCAAAATTTGATAGCTAGCTACATTCAATCCGTAGCTAGAAAGCTTCAGCTTTCCTATGGTAAACATAAGTATTTCTTGAATGAAATATCTAtaccaaattttaaaagaaactttGTGGGTTTTCATCTACCAGATTATCAtcttaagaaaaaatatgatcATGAGATACGCTTTACCATGATGCCGCATGACCAGGGATGTCCACTTCCGCCATCACATTTATGCCTGAGATAAACGATGCAGATACTCATCGTTTTGCATGATACTGAGAAAGATGGAAGGCATAAAAGGAACAGAAAAcccccaaaaaatataaaagcatGGCCTAAAATGCAAAATGCTTCCAATAATATGAAACAAAAACTTCAAAAGGATTTTAAGACACCTCACCTCTCATTTTGGAAAAGCTTTATATCGAGGCAAAGTAAAACATGAAAAGAGAAACAAAGTATTAGTCCGGGTTAGATTTAGAAAGCCAAGTCAAAGATGGTAACTGGAAAGCAATAATGTAATAAAAGGCATGGATCAATTCATCACCattctataatattattttggaattacaataatatattttccaCTCTCCTCCCTTTAACCAAGCTTCtaatacaattatttttgtctaaattttCCAGATCAAAACTTTTAAGGATTACAAAATTAGTGACAGATTTATAAATAGTTGCAATATTCTATGCAACTAGATAGTTTGAGGCGAAGATGAACATATCAAAGACTTGACAAGTAAGTTTTACTCTTTTCGACTTGTTTCCATTGGTAAATCCCCCTTGCCCATTATGAAGAAGTAGCCAATAAATTtcttatgatttaaaaaaaaaatgaaagctaaTATATTGGTAGGAGATGGAATGGGGAGAGTCTTACTTGACAATTTCATATGCATCCTCTACTGTGTAACGTTCCCACTCTGTGTATGAACCTTTCCACAAATTTGGATAAGTAGGTACTTCAAGAGGAAATGACTGCTCGTCTATGATGTGCCAATGTAAAACATTCTATggtgtacaatttttttatgtaagcaTTACATGAAACAGAGTAGCATGGTGTGCTAGTTAGGAATTAGGATACACTTTATCTTACAAGTTTAGCGTAGGACATAGATTCAATTATCTGCTTAATTACGTCAACTGGTAAATAGTGCCTTGATGTATCTGCAAAATAAGTAAAAGACCAACACAAGTGTCAATAGAGCCTCAGAACATAGCACATGAACACTTGCAGAATGTAAATTTGTCTCATTTACAAAATCTTGACTCACCCAACATAAGCCCACGGTATGGAAATCTAGGTTTATCTCGGATGGACCAAGGTGCCTTGTATATTTGCACTGTTTTAGTTGTATAATCAAAAGAACACAACTGGCTGAATGTCTGGTGCATcacaaaagaggaaaagaaatgAAGAATAGGTCATGCACAACATAACAAGTTTGCCAATCTTTCAGAAGGTAGTGATTCCTGTGCCCACAATGCATATTGAGAAACACAATGATAATAATAGTTCAGCTTTCATTTTGAaggtgaaaaaatatataataaaattaagtttaagcAATTTACTGTGTATATACCAATAGTTATATATGTTAATGCTAGTTCATAATTTCACTGATAAGAGTGACAAGAACTGCATTCTTTCAAACTGTTGACATCTTACCCAATAGACATGAACAGAGCAGATTACAGATTTGGCCAATCGTATAGAGAAACACACAGAcctaaattatgaaaaatgagattgcacacaaaatttgaaagttatctaaaaaaataaaaaagaaaatttatccaGAAATAGCTAGTATGTACAACTCCTTTTATCCCTCCACTTCATGCTAAACAGCAAAGAGGACAAAGAGAATTTTGAGCTGACTGAGATGCAAATTCCATACATACCTCTAATCCACGCAATGCACCAAAAACAGTATTTgcctacaataaataaaatcacaaaaaactTAGATGAATAATGGCCAATTTGAAATGACtattattaaagaaataaaaagataaaccaCATATTGCAATTTATTTGTTTCTGTCCATTAACCATAAGAAGGGAAGCACAACACCATAAGAGTCTTTATTCCAATTGCTACTATGTGGCATTTTAGAATGGTGTTGACGGATTGGTTGACTTGTTCATGGCACAGAAAATTACGGCATTAAACTAagaaatacatatataaaaggaaattaGTTCTAACTTAGGAAGGGAAAAGGACAGCATAACCTTCAGAGTTTAAGTATCCATTACCCAACAAACAACATAATCTCATTGAATATTCGAATCAAATAGCAAATAACACATAGtcatataaaaacaaaacacaccTCAATTGTGACTTGCCCAGCACCAGAAAGCGCCTGGGCTCTTGAGACGAACAAATTGTAGCTTTCATCCACTCCAAGTTGAAGCTGCAACAGAAGTTCCCAATCTCAAAATCAAAActtgatgaaaacaaagaaaaggaaaaacaaaacaaaatttaaaaagaaaaaaagaagaaagaaaagagcccACCTCCTCACTGTGGGAATGAACATTGATGCTCAATTTGGTAACATCATAGACAGGCCTCAGTGTTCTGAGAAAACTGAATCTGTCGCCATGCTTGAACAGGATCCCTTTGTATCTATCAAAAGCATCTCGAACAATGGCAGAGGCAGCACCATTGCCAGAGAGAGAAAGTGCAGGGTCAACAGAAAGAGAGTCATTGCCGAAGATGAATTTTGCAGGCAGAGGCCAAATGAACGGAAGAGACTTAtggggttgtggttgtgggatTCTGGCCCCAAGAGCTTGAGAAACAAAGAATGCACAACAGATGAGGAACAATGTTTGAAGAACAACACTTGATGATGTTGGTATGCACAACAACCCCATGGCTCTGTGAAGACTTCGAGGAATGGTTGGGGTTTGAAGCGCTTAGAAGCACTAAAAGAGAACGTGAATGTATTAAACATGATTACTGGAGCAGTTAAGGTTAAGAAAAATTGAGGAATCTGACGCTGTAAGTAACAACCATAGTCATTAGCCAGGTAAGATAATGTAAGAATCATTAAATGTACACAACagacaagaaaataatatagACTATTTGAGATTCCAAAGAAGATTTCTCTTTGagtgcataaaataaaatatgactgTGTACGTTACTTCAATGTCATGGTATTGGCGTTGGTGTCACAGGTGTTTATTTGTGTCCGAACCACTTATTGTTCATGGTGTTCCTAGCCATATCGAAAACTAAAGTATAGTTGCTCGTACAATACATGAGGCAGCACATTGAACAAGGAGGCATAAGCAAGGGATGATGATAATATTATATGTGAAATAGCATATCATAATCTTTTGAAATAGCAAGGGATGATGATAATattggaaaaaattattatattaaacatACAACAATAAACGGGACATACCCCACACCTAGAGAAAGGATGATGATAATATTATATGTACATAAAGATGAAgagataattaaataagaaaaaactgTCTTGGGTGTTGCTCTTTGGTCTTCACTACTCTCTAGTCTCTAGTGTGTTCTTCTTACACCTCCTACCTACTAAGAATACTCTCggctttatttttcaagttttatttgttCTTCTCTGCTTCCAAAatcaaaaccattttttttcattcgtGTTGCTTAATTTATAGGCCATGCCtaataataaacttatttattaattattgcaAATTATTACCCAGGAAATAATTTTCATCATTAGAATTTTGACTTTTCTAAACATGTCAAATGTATTTATTtcaatattgttatttttaatattgcaTGATTTTCTTTCAAGATTAGGTCAAAtaccaaaactaaaaattaaataataattttgaaaaaaaatttataaatgagaTATTCATACCttattcaaatagaacaaaaggtcaaaaagaaattgaattaaTGTAGtcataagagagaaaaaaatgcaatcacaataacttattttttaatttaaaaaaacgtaatacttagaagaaaaaaaaagacttttatATTTAAGGTGAAAATAAGAGTCAAAGAATCAATTATGagtgaaatttaattattattgactacgattatttatgattataatGAATGTATGTAAATCcaataaatgagtaattaatatCTAAAAGAAATTGGGGAGAATAATGTGCAATTAATATTCAgtattattatattgaaaataatttaaaatttaaaattaaagaatacaAAATTATTCACAATCTATAAGTGATGAGACTTTAAAAAGTGTATCAGGTCATTGCAGGTAATAATAAACTTGGTTAAGTTCGAGTAAGAACACAAAGCAAAATGAGAAAAGTGTTGAGATTAGGTAGCAAAATGAGAAAAGCGTTGAGAATAGTGTTGAGATGATGAAAGCAAAGACATCTTTTTCCAAAAGTGGTAGCTCAATTAATTACTTCCATACTTCTGGTAGCTACAAATTACAATATTCATTACCCTTAAAGATGTCTGTGATATCACCTTAAAAAGTTGTCCTATTTAAGTTTCTAGCTAGATTTATAGTGTAATCAtctcagtttttaaaatttgctCTGACATTCtccataaaatttata
It includes:
- the LOC100527041 gene encoding beta-hexosaminidase 1, whose product is MGLLCIPTSSSVVLQTLFLICCAFFVSQALGARIPQPQPHKSLPFIWPLPAKFIFGNDSLSVDPALSLSGNGAASAIVRDAFDRYKGILFKHGDRFSFLRTLRPVYDVTKLSINVHSHSEELQLGVDESYNLFVSRAQALSGAGQVTIEANTVFGALRGLETFSQLCSFDYTTKTVQIYKAPWSIRDKPRFPYRGLMLDTSRHYLPVDVIKQIIESMSYAKLNVLHWHIIDEQSFPLEVPTYPNLWKGSYTEWERYTVEDAYEIVNFSKMRGINVMAEVDIPGHAASWGVGYPNLWPSPSCKEPLDVSKKFTFDVLSGILTDMRKIFPFELFHLGGDEVNTDCWSNTSTVSKWLRNHNMTAKDAYQYFVLKAQNIALTKNWSPVNWEETFNTFPTKLHPRTVVHNWLGPGVCPKAVAKGFRCIFSNQGVWYLNYLNVPWDDVYTAEPLEGIRKASEQKLVLGGEVCMWGETADTSDIQQTIWPRAAAAAERLWSQRDSTSGNANIIALRRLHYFRCLLNRRGVPAAPVNNFNARTAPVGPGSCFEQ